The following coding sequences are from one Candidatus Thorarchaeota archaeon window:
- a CDS encoding LLM class flavin-dependent oxidoreductase: protein MSSFGIQIEPQFGYEFSEIRSIANIAMENNFDTAWFSDHFILNQDATDRVLLDPWLVMSALSRENSDIRLGSLVFCNNYRNPALHAKMGASLDNLSGGRLEFGIGAGWKELDYEAYGIEYPNDLTRIEQLGEGIQIIKGAWTKEKFSFDGDYYSVENLISEPKPVQQPHPTIWVGSMTGGNRIVEVAAQYGDGLNLAWAFTPKECRKIFGKMSSMAKKHERESELSRSVGLWTRWFKSKQEMEKKIEKTAKERNMEVDDYREKVSSALWGDSEMIIQRVREYQEMGVTHFIFMFPYGEEKAQCQALGEHVLPAFK, encoded by the coding sequence ATGTCCAGCTTTGGAATTCAAATCGAACCGCAATTTGGGTACGAATTCAGTGAAATCAGAAGTATAGCCAATATCGCAATGGAGAATAATTTCGACACAGCTTGGTTTTCAGACCATTTCATACTCAATCAGGATGCCACCGACAGGGTTCTACTAGATCCATGGTTAGTCATGTCTGCCCTGAGCAGAGAGAACAGTGACATTAGGCTCGGGTCACTAGTTTTTTGTAACAACTACAGAAACCCAGCTCTTCATGCTAAGATGGGGGCAAGCTTAGACAATCTTTCGGGAGGACGACTGGAGTTTGGAATTGGGGCGGGGTGGAAGGAGCTAGACTATGAAGCTTATGGAATCGAATATCCAAATGATTTGACGAGAATAGAACAACTCGGTGAAGGAATTCAAATTATCAAGGGCGCGTGGACTAAGGAGAAATTTTCGTTTGATGGGGACTATTACTCTGTAGAAAACCTGATTTCCGAACCGAAGCCGGTACAGCAACCTCATCCTACAATCTGGGTGGGTAGCATGACAGGAGGAAATCGCATAGTTGAAGTTGCAGCTCAATATGGAGATGGACTAAACCTAGCATGGGCGTTTACTCCCAAAGAATGTCGGAAAATATTTGGAAAGATGTCATCTATGGCTAAGAAACATGAAAGAGAATCCGAGCTGAGCAGATCAGTAGGCCTATGGACTCGCTGGTTCAAGAGCAAGCAAGAAATGGAGAAGAAGATAGAAAAAACAGCCAAAGAGCGAAATATGGAAGTAGACGACTATCGCGAAAAGGTTAGTTCGGCGCTTTGGGGAGATTCAGAAATGATTATTCAACGAGTCCGAGAATACCAGGAAATGGGGGTAACCCATTTTATTTTCATGTTTCCATACGGCGAGGAAAAGGCCCAATGCCAAGCATTGGGTGAACACGTTTTACCAGCTTTCAAGTGA
- a CDS encoding PAS domain S-box protein: protein MAKGQEYESNRFLSGKNVEAIVKMANDGIVAIQDGIIAYSNSAFCEMLDATTKDVIGTPFEEYLDPATKHMYTENIESFDFGESSRPSFRVRLLDSKRHVVNAEMSTSDFIFNGKPAILAIVRDISEQVALEASLEASEARYRTLYDSSPIAYFTLSRRGIIQDVNTAAETLLGYDSSNMLRRNISSLTTGKERGRRSADQIVSEVLQGKTVRDVEMRMLHSDGSTIWVSVTASSLSVPDKPPRIGFMALDINRRKTAELKEKEERERANLYLDVITHDLSNVNQTLLFTIGLIDQSLDVPPEIQQLIRESNWNIDRATRMVTNLRIIWELEKDPPEKERKDPVECINRAIQSVRDTFRWKQIDVDCEVEEGEFEIVGNRFLRHVFLNVLTNSVLFTEGDNVEIEIVASNESDRVRIECMDYGKGIPDSLKESIFNRNSSERQMVGRGLGLTLARMVINELGGRIWAGDRVEGDHTKGASIVITLPKWIEEAELPCGRSKCVIFYESDHCLFCEPTKETLFGLMQEMGIAERFVEVINVDDPSVVIDEDELPMLPMIRICEDELTGFVDEDRIRMSLMRLIMKECYPGAT, encoded by the coding sequence GTGGCAAAAGGTCAGGAGTACGAAAGTAATAGATTCCTCTCTGGCAAAAATGTAGAAGCGATTGTCAAGATGGCAAATGATGGAATAGTAGCCATCCAGGATGGGATAATTGCTTATTCAAATTCTGCCTTTTGCGAAATGCTGGATGCAACAACGAAGGATGTCATAGGGACACCTTTTGAGGAGTATCTAGATCCAGCAACTAAACACATGTATACAGAGAACATTGAGTCCTTCGATTTTGGCGAATCCAGCCGACCAAGTTTCAGGGTGAGATTGCTTGATTCGAAACGGCACGTTGTAAATGCAGAGATGAGCACTTCTGATTTCATCTTCAACGGCAAACCAGCAATTCTAGCTATAGTGCGGGACATATCAGAGCAGGTTGCCTTAGAAGCTTCTCTAGAGGCTTCAGAAGCCCGTTATCGAACACTCTACGATTCTTCGCCCATAGCATATTTCACTCTGAGTAGACGTGGGATAATCCAAGACGTGAATACCGCCGCAGAAACCCTTCTCGGGTACGATTCCTCAAATATGCTCCGACGAAATATTTCATCACTTACAACTGGAAAAGAACGCGGACGGCGTTCTGCAGATCAAATTGTGTCCGAAGTACTCCAAGGTAAAACGGTGCGAGACGTAGAAATGAGGATGCTGCATTCTGATGGAAGTACCATTTGGGTCAGCGTTACAGCAAGTTCTCTCAGTGTTCCTGATAAGCCTCCAAGAATAGGATTCATGGCACTGGACATAAACAGGCGGAAGACGGCGGAACTCAAAGAGAAAGAAGAAAGAGAACGGGCTAATCTGTATCTGGACGTAATTACACATGATCTTTCGAATGTCAATCAGACGCTTTTGTTCACTATCGGGCTTATTGACCAAAGTTTGGATGTTCCACCCGAAATTCAGCAACTGATACGCGAGTCCAACTGGAATATTGATAGAGCGACTCGTATGGTCACTAATCTGAGAATCATATGGGAGCTGGAGAAAGACCCACCAGAGAAAGAAAGGAAAGATCCAGTCGAATGCATCAACCGTGCTATCCAATCGGTGAGGGATACATTCAGGTGGAAGCAGATAGATGTGGATTGTGAAGTGGAAGAGGGAGAATTCGAGATTGTTGGTAACAGATTCCTGCGCCATGTGTTTCTTAATGTATTGACAAATTCTGTGCTTTTTACTGAAGGTGACAACGTAGAAATTGAGATTGTAGCATCCAACGAAAGCGATAGAGTAAGAATAGAATGTATGGACTATGGAAAGGGAATACCCGACTCCTTAAAGGAGAGTATCTTCAATCGTAACAGCTCCGAACGGCAAATGGTTGGTCGAGGTCTTGGTCTTACGCTTGCCAGAATGGTGATCAATGAACTCGGCGGACGTATTTGGGCAGGAGACAGAGTTGAGGGTGACCATACGAAGGGTGCATCGATCGTCATTACATTGCCGAAATGGATTGAAGAGGCCGAGCTCCCATGTGGACGCAGCAAATGTGTTATATTCTATGAATCGGACCACTGTCTTTTCTGCGAGCCCACCAAGGAGACGCTTTTCGGTCTTATGCAGGAGATGGGCATTGCAGAGCGATTTGTTGAAGTCATCAATGTGGACGACCCTTCAGTAGTGATTGATGAGGACGAGCTTCCCATGTTGCCAATGATTCGTATCTGCGAGGACGAGCTAACCGGCTTTGTTGACGAGGACAGAATACGAATGAGCCTCATGCGTCTCATCATGAAGGAATGCTATCCAGGAGCGACTTAG
- a CDS encoding ATP-binding cassette domain-containing protein, producing MQIESIVEKMSGEELFSLAREFNIPITERTVRRQLLIDKLMDNLEEWHKKDLASPHEIGDPSIKLRNIKKNYSTTVAVNGLDLDVHPREIVGLVGPNGAGKTTTLRILTGIIKATAGEVEIAGYNIEKEPLKAKRRIGYIPEKPTCYPSLRVKEYFQFIAKLYDVSPVERILRTRKYVDLFHLDKYLDSYIGTLSKGNLQRVLVVGIFIRPPPFILALDEPIYGLDPLGAWNFKKQLRELRDEGSAILVSTHILEVAEALCDRFVILNHGKAVGRGTLTELRNRCPECKSLEEIFLELTGGIPAK from the coding sequence ATGCAGATTGAGAGCATCGTAGAAAAAATGAGTGGGGAAGAGCTGTTCAGTCTTGCAAGGGAATTCAATATCCCTATTACGGAAAGAACCGTTCGCCGCCAATTGCTTATTGACAAGCTAATGGACAATTTAGAGGAGTGGCATAAGAAGGATTTAGCGTCACCCCACGAAATTGGTGACCCATCAATCAAACTCAGAAATATCAAGAAGAATTACAGCACTACGGTGGCTGTAAATGGCCTTGACCTAGATGTCCATCCTAGAGAAATCGTAGGTCTAGTAGGGCCTAATGGAGCAGGCAAAACCACAACCCTACGGATTCTCACAGGGATCATCAAAGCAACAGCTGGTGAAGTAGAGATTGCCGGGTACAATATTGAGAAAGAACCCCTCAAGGCAAAACGGAGAATCGGATATATACCTGAGAAGCCAACATGCTACCCAAGTCTCAGAGTGAAGGAGTACTTCCAGTTTATTGCAAAGCTCTATGACGTTTCACCAGTCGAACGAATACTGAGAACCAGAAAATACGTTGATCTATTTCACCTAGACAAATACCTAGACTCCTATATCGGGACCTTATCAAAGGGTAACCTTCAGCGAGTTCTCGTTGTCGGGATTTTCATTAGACCGCCTCCGTTTATCCTTGCCCTTGATGAACCCATCTACGGGCTCGACCCACTTGGCGCTTGGAACTTCAAGAAGCAGCTGAGAGAATTACGAGATGAGGGTTCTGCGATACTCGTTTCCACTCACATCCTTGAAGTAGCCGAAGCATTGTGTGACAGATTTGTGATATTGAACCATGGAAAGGCTGTGGGCAGGGGAACACTAACTGAATTAAGAAATCGATGTCCAGAGTGTAAAAGCCTTGAAGAAATCTTTCTCGAGCTAACTGGTGGTATTCCGGCTAAGTAG
- the sfsA gene encoding DNA/RNA nuclease SfsA, giving the protein MELQKGEIVEAQFLSRPNRFLGIVGLKGNEFQAFIPNPGRMEELMIKGKTVYLRYLPSPKRKTDYDLIVVKHRGILVSIDSRLPNQFVGHLLEQEELPSFSQYCEVKSEPSMFGGRFDFRLYGGSIDSIIEVKSCTLVNSGVASFPDAPTKRGARHMMHLVEVLHEGIADRACVIFVIQRPDATVFTPNDRTDPKFGKALRDAHEEGVEIMVLLTKLENWKLELLKELEYNL; this is encoded by the coding sequence ATGGAGCTGCAAAAAGGCGAAATCGTTGAAGCTCAATTCCTTTCGAGACCAAATCGATTTCTGGGCATAGTTGGATTGAAGGGGAACGAGTTTCAAGCCTTTATCCCCAACCCAGGCCGCATGGAAGAGCTGATGATTAAAGGAAAAACCGTATATCTTCGCTATCTGCCCAGCCCCAAAAGAAAAACCGACTATGACCTTATAGTCGTCAAACATAGGGGCATACTTGTATCTATAGATTCACGTTTGCCAAACCAATTTGTGGGGCATCTTTTGGAACAAGAGGAATTACCCTCGTTTTCCCAGTATTGTGAAGTTAAATCAGAGCCTTCAATGTTTGGAGGGCGGTTCGATTTCAGGCTTTACGGAGGTTCAATTGATTCCATCATCGAGGTGAAATCGTGTACACTGGTCAACTCTGGTGTGGCCAGTTTTCCTGATGCCCCAACAAAACGGGGAGCTAGACATATGATGCACTTGGTAGAGGTACTTCATGAAGGGATAGCCGATAGAGCTTGTGTAATCTTTGTTATCCAACGTCCGGATGCTACCGTTTTCACCCCAAACGATAGAACAGATCCTAAATTTGGAAAAGCTCTTAGAGATGCACATGAAGAGGGGGTAGAAATCATGGTTCTCCTTACCAAGCTTGAAAACTGGAAACTTGAACTACTGAAAGAGTTGGAATATAATCTGTGA
- the dinB gene encoding DNA polymerase IV — protein MNRWIAHVDMDAFFASVEQFRINPALIGQPVCVGPDPTEGPSRGVVRTASYEAREYGITSGMPVSKAYSLCPEAIFVSSSFQHYKDASSDFMTVLQSYADEDSIRKTSIDEAYIDVSDLFSTSKEARNIANSIQDAIKRSTRLPCSIGIGPNMSVAKISTDMNKPMGITVAPRDLDELRDFLAPLDVRVINGVGSKTAEKLYDHGLHKLSDIQTLSIPQLVPIMGNSAKWLHDRSCGVDDRTIQSSGHRRSSFSKETTFSENISPDDLGMILKTINHLCDSLYSKLNKRGLGYQTVSIRLRYSDFTTILRSRTLPTPTDSHATMEKTAINLYEENRADNRPIRLLGVKLSSLQDIESQMKLTQFV, from the coding sequence ATGAATAGATGGATTGCTCACGTTGACATGGACGCATTCTTCGCATCTGTGGAGCAGTTCAGAATCAATCCAGCCCTCATAGGCCAACCTGTATGTGTCGGGCCGGATCCCACCGAAGGCCCCTCCAGGGGAGTAGTGAGAACCGCATCATACGAAGCCCGGGAATACGGTATCACTTCAGGAATGCCAGTCTCTAAGGCCTATTCCCTATGTCCAGAAGCAATCTTCGTTAGCAGTTCCTTCCAGCACTATAAGGACGCTTCTTCTGATTTTATGACGGTTTTGCAGTCATACGCAGACGAAGATTCTATCAGAAAAACAAGCATAGATGAGGCATACATAGACGTATCAGATTTGTTCAGCACTTCAAAAGAAGCCCGCAACATCGCAAATTCGATTCAAGACGCAATCAAACGTTCGACACGCTTGCCGTGTTCAATCGGAATAGGACCCAACATGTCTGTAGCCAAAATCTCAACAGATATGAACAAGCCCATGGGCATTACAGTAGCTCCTCGTGACCTGGATGAACTCAGAGATTTCTTGGCACCACTTGATGTACGGGTTATCAACGGTGTGGGCTCTAAGACCGCAGAAAAGCTGTACGACCATGGGCTGCATAAGCTCAGTGATATTCAGACTCTCAGCATTCCTCAGCTTGTTCCTATCATGGGCAATTCTGCAAAGTGGCTCCATGATCGTTCTTGCGGAGTTGATGATCGTACAATCCAATCAAGTGGGCATCGTAGAAGCTCGTTCAGTAAAGAAACCACTTTTTCAGAGAACATATCGCCAGATGATTTGGGAATGATACTCAAAACCATAAACCACCTGTGTGACTCCCTTTACTCTAAATTAAACAAGAGGGGGCTGGGATATCAGACAGTTTCCATACGATTGAGATATTCTGATTTCACCACTATTCTGAGAAGCAGAACTTTGCCAACTCCTACCGATTCTCATGCAACAATGGAGAAGACGGCCATCAATTTGTATGAAGAGAACAGGGCAGATAACCGCCCGATTCGTCTTCTCGGAGTCAAGCTCTCTAGTCTTCAGGATATTGAATCTCAGATGAAACTCACACAGTTCGTCTAA